The Psychrobacter arenosus region GTTTGGATGCTGACCAATATATTCCTTATCCTTTGTCGGAAGTCAACCTTGATTTTGAGGTCATTGGCCCCTCACAAATTAATGATCGCATGGTCCAGGTGTTATTAGCCGCCTCGCGCTCAGAAAACGTTGAGCAGCGCGTCGATGCCTTAGCTTTTGGCGGTATGACCACCAAAGTGATGGATATTGAATCGCATGCTATTGAGCGGGCTTTTGCGCTAATGGTCGACAGCTTGCCCAACCATCCTGAACTGGTGGCTTTGGTAGACATTGGCCATACGCAAACCACTTTATATGTAGCGAAAAATGGCGAATTTGTCTACAGCCGAGAACAGTTGTTTGGCGGTGCGCAGCTTACCGAGGCCATTCAAAACCGTTATGGTTTGTCCTATGAAGAAGCGACTATTAATAAGCGCGAGCAAACCCTGCCGGACGATTATTATAATGAGCTGTTGATGCCTTTTATGGACAATGTCATTCAGCAAATTACCCGCTCTTTACAGTTCTATTTTTCTTCTAGCCAGTACAATAATGTGGACCATATCGTGTTGTGTGGGGGCAGTGCCGTTATCCCCGGTCTCGTTGGCATGGTGCAGCAGAAACTGGGCAACCCAACGTCTATCGCTAACCCCTTTATCAACATGTCTATAGCGCCGCAAATTGATAGCGAGCAGCTGTTGCTTGATGCCCCAAGCTTAATGGTAGCTTGTGGTTTGGCCCTAAGGAGCTTCGACTAATGGCTAGAATTAACTTACTGCCTTGGCGAGAAGAAGAACGCGAACGTAAAAACAAAGAATTTCTTACCTTAGTAGCGGCTATCACTTTATTATCATTGTTAGCCGCTTTTGCCGCTTGGAGCTATTTTAATAATGAACTGGCCGAGCAGCAGAGTGCCAACGCTTTGATTGAGCAACGCAATGCTGAGCTCGATGGCGTGCTAACGGAGATTACTGGCCTTGAACAGCGTCGTGAAGACATTATCTCGCGCATGCAAGTGATCCAAGATTTGCAGGGTCGCCGGCCTGTTCCAGTGCACGTATGGGATGATATTCCTAAGGCCATTCCTCCAGCCTTATATTTAAATAACTTCAAACGCGAAGGTGATACGTTGACACTAACTGGGTTGGCAGACAACCCCAATGTGGTGTCGAGCTTGATTCGTAACTTAGATGCTAGTGAATGGATGGACAACTCTGCTGTACGTACTATTCAACAGAATATCTCAGCTTATGAGGCTCCGGCACCCCTGACTACCGTTAAAGAAGGAGAGGTAACTCGACCGATTTATCCGGAAGACAGTTATGTGCAATTTGTTGTCACTACTGAAATCCAGTATGGCATAGACAGCCCAGAGCAACCTCAAGATCCAGCAGTGACCGCTGCAGCGCCTTCTGGAGATGCCCCATGAAGCTAACTAAGAAAAAAACACTTGTTAAAACACCTAAAGCCGCATTAACGCCAAAAAAATCTTTTGATTTTAATGAATTCCGTCGCAGTTTTGAGTCCTTGGACAATCAAAACTATGGCAGCTGGCCGTTAGCGGTTAAAGTGACTGTGTTGGTTATGATCGTAGGCTTTATCGCCGCCTTAGCTTGGGCTTTGCCAATCAGCAGTAAAATTGACGAGATCAAAGCAGCTGAAGCCCAGCAAGTGACCTTGTTAGAAGCTTATCGCGGTAAAGAATCTAAAGCGCGGCACTTAGCGGCGTATAAATCGCAAGTCACGCAGATGGAAACTGAGTTTAATGCCCTGCTAAATCAGTTGCCTAAAGATACTCGCGTTTCAGAGTTGGTCGAAGGTATCAATATGACCGGGGTGGGCAGCAATATTCGCTTCCAAGATATCTCGGTCGAGCCTGAAGTAGAGCAAGAATTCTTTATCGAACAGCCCATTCGTATCGCAGCCTTGGGTGAGTATCATCAATTTGGTGCTTTTATTAGCGGGCTAGCCGCCTTGCCACGTATCATCACTATGCACGATTTTGAAGTGAACAATCCGCAGCCTTCATTAGACAAACAACCTGAGCTTACTTTAGTGCTACAGACCAAAACCTATCGCTCTAAAGAAACCAATCCTGAAGAGCCTGTTGCCGCCACGCCAGCACCAGAACAGGGGAGCAACTAATGGCTATCTCTAAGTCTTTTTCCAAATCAGCCAAAATCGCCTTCTGTCTTGTGCCCGTTATTTCCTTAGCAGGATGTAGTGATCGTATTGGTGCGGCCGAGCAGCAAATGCTAGATATCCGTAATGCTACTGCGCAACCAATTCAGCCTCCGCCGAAAGCGGAAATAGTAGACGACTTTGTTTATAGTGCTAATGTGCTACGCAGCCCCTTTATGCCGCCAAGCTTACTAAATGCACAACTGGCCCCAATGAGCAACGAAGGGGTTCGACCGGATGTCATGCGAGTCAAAGAGCCGTTAGAGCAATACGAGCTGTCACAATTAATCTTTCGTGGTTTGGTTATCTCACCAGAAGGTCAGCAGTATGGTTTAGTCCAGCGACCAGATGGCACGATTGCGAGTGTCAAAGTAGGCGACTATATCGGGGTTAATGATGGTCGAATTGTCGAAATAACCTCTACGCAAATTAATTTGATTGAAATTGTTCCAGACAGTCGCGCAGGGTTTATTGAAAAACCAGAATCTCTAATGACACCAGCTGGCTAAATGGCAGAATTTTCGAGGATAAAATAATGACAGTTCGTAACCTTATTCGTAATTATATTGATAACAGTAAGTTAAACCATCAGCCTAGCCCAGTTCGTCATCGTAAAACGCCTACAACGAGTACTCAGATGTCTACAAAATTTGCTATTCCTGCTCTTGCCGTCAGTATGATGGCTATTACTAGTGCAACGTATGCTGCGCAGACTATCAACTCGGTAGCCGTGGTACAAACTACGCCAGAGACTACGCAATTGCGTTTAGGCTTTGATGGCGCCCCTGTGATACCTGAAGCCTATCAACTTGAAAACCCAACCCGTTTGATTTTGGACTTTAACGACGTGCGTAATGACGTTGCGCAAAGACAAAAAGATTATAACGTGGGCAACGTGAACGACATTACGACCCTGAGCGATGATACCAAGACCCGGTTAGTAGTGGGATTAAATGGTGATGGGGCTTATACCACTGCCGTGCAGGGCAATGATTTGCTGTTAACGATGACGCAGCCACAACAACAAGGGTTTGCGCCCGCTGTAGCGCCCGTATACTCGGCCCCTGTAGTGACGCCAGTAACTACTGCGCCCGTCGTCGTGACCAGTAACCGTCCTGTTGTGCAAACATCGACTGTGCCAGCAGAAACTATGGTCGTCCGTATTAACCCGCTATTAAACCCAGCTTCAGCAGCAAGTGCGGTCGGTACTCAGTACAGCTATGATGGGCTTAGCGCTTTAAATTACTCAGGGGCAGGCGAGGGCGGTAATATCAGCATCGCCCTAACCAATGATGCCATTCCTATTGATGTACAGCGTCAAGGCAATCAATTGGTCATCAGAATGACGGGAGCGACAGTACCACGTAATTTACTACGCCGCGTCAATGTAAACGGGGGTTTAGTCAGTAGTATTGATACTAAAAACCAAAACCAAAATGGCGTGATTACCATCAATATGCTAGAAGACTATGAATACCAAGCGTACCAGTCAGGTAACCAGTTAAATATTAGTATCACCAAACCTGCCTTACTGCGCGAACCTACCTTGGAAGAAAAAGTCTATACGGGTGAAGCGCTATCCATGGAGTTCCAAGACGTTGAAATTCGTAGCGTATTGGATATCTTAGCCCAGTTTACCGATATGAACGTGGTGGCCAGTGATTCAGTGAATGGCAGCATCACTCTACGGTTGATTAATGTGCCTTGGGATCAAGCCTTAGACATTATTCTTAAGAGTAAAGGCTTGGGCAAACGCGAAAACGGCAATGTCATCTTAGTCGCGCCTGCCGCTGAATTGGCTGAGCAAGAAGCCAAAGAGTTAGAAGCCCAACAAGCAGTGCAAGCTTTTGCCCCTTTGCGGACAGAATATATCCGTTTGAGCTATGCCAAAGCCCAAGACGTGTTTAATTTAATCTCGCAAGGTCGTGGCGCGTCGGGTGGCACTAATAATGCTAACTCGCAAGATAGTGGCAGTTTGCTGTCCAATCGTGGCACAGTCACTATCGATGAGCGTACCAATACGCTGATTATTAAAGATGTCGCTGCAAGTATCGAGAATATCCATTCTTTGGTCGATAAAATTGATATCCCAGTCCGTCAGGTTATGATTGAAGCCCGTATCGTCAGTGCTTCAGATAGCTTTAGTAAAGAGATTGGGGTCCGTTGGGGTATCTTATCTAATGGCGCAGCAAATAACCGCAATCTATTGGTCGGTGGTAGCAACCAAACCATTAATGATTTAAAAGACTTTACGGTTGAAAGTACCACTATTAACGGTCAGACGGTAACTTATCCTAAATACGACATCAGTCGCCCTGATAATTTAAACGTTGATTTGGGGGTGGCTAACCCAGCCGGCCGTATCGCCTTTGGTCTGCTAAGTATGTCAGATTTAATGTTGGATTTAGAGTTGTCAGCTATGCAAGCGGACAACCGTGGTGAAGTTATCTCTACACCAAAGGTTTTAACCACAGATAAGCAGACGGCTAAAGTCTCTTCGGGTACGCAGATTGCCTACCAAGAAGCGGCAGCTAGCGGGGCGACAGCGACCAGCTTTATTGAAGCCGCGCTCAGCTTAGAGGCCACACCAAACATCACTCCAGATGGTAAAATTGGCCTACAGTTAGAAATTAAGAATGGTACGCCAACGATTATTAACGGAGATGTGGCTATTGCCGAAGATGCCATCAGTACCAATGTCATCGTTGAAGATGGGCAAACTGTGGTACTAGGCGGCGTGTTTAAAAACCAGATTTCTAATGGGGTCAATAAAGTTCCTTTCTTAGGTGACTTACCTTTCATTGGTCGTGCCTTTAGAAATGATGTGCAGCGTAATGACAAACAAGAATTGCTTATTTTCATCACGCCAAAATTGATTAACGATGGCATCAGCCGTCTTAACTAATAAGGTCGGTGAATAAATAGTATTTTATTAAATGAGGTTGGCGATTCGGTTTTTAGACTAGGCGTTAAAGGCAAGCGCTCTTAATACTCTTTAGTGAATGATGAATAAGGAAAGCAGGCTATAGGCTTGCTTTTTTTGGCTTTAAAATTGGTGGCATTAGTCAATATCTCTGGCTAAACCATTTCAGAAGGTAAAGCTTTACTAGCCATCAAAAGTGGGACATTGTATGATAAGCAATTTATTTGAGTGAAAATTATGTGGCAAGAGTTACCTTCGGTATTTTTGGTGGGTCCCATGGGCGCAGGCAAAACGACCGTAGGCCGGTTACTGGCAAAATACTTACAGCGCGACTTTGTCGATAGTGACTGGTATGTCGAGACACAGACAGGGGCCGATATCGCCTGGATATTTGATAAAGAGGGCGAGGCGGGCTTTCGTGAGCGCGAAACCCGGGCTATAGATGAGCTCACGCTACGTTCCGGTATAGTCATGGCCACAGGTGGCGGCGCAGTCATGCGGGCTGAAAATCGTGCAATGCTTAAGACCCGTGGCATTGTGGTTTATCTTAATGCTTCCGTAGATATCCAAATGGCACGGACTGCTAAAGATAAGTCTCGGCCTTTATTACAGCAGCCCAACCCAAGACAAGTCCTACAAAGGCTCTATACCCTCCGTGACCCTTTATATCGTGAAGTGGCTGATATTATTCTGCCGACCGGACATACCTATCCGCGCCATATGGTGACTGAGCTTATAGGATTATTAAAGCCTTATATTGAGGATCAACAAACCGTTATAGAGTAAGCAATGGCTGTAGCTGTTGTAATGAGTTTAATCACGGCATTTGGTCTAGCCGCTATATGTATTACCGTTAAAGAAGCCAGTCTTTTTAATTAGGTTACGCTTTTATTATCATCATTTTATGATAAGTATTGACCCTTTGTTTTTACCCTTAATTAGCCCGTAGGATATTGTCATGTTGTCGCATTGCCTGACCGTTCAAACTCACTCTCATGATTACCCCATTATCATTAGTCATGCGACTAACATGGCTGAGCAAGTGGCGCCTTATATAGCGGGCAAGCAAGTGCTAATCGTCACCAATGACACCGTCGCTCCGTTGTATCTACAGGCCTTGCAAGAAGGGTTGGCGGCACAATTTGCCGTCTTTGTCTGTGTATTGCCCGATGGTGAAGTCTATAAAACCCAAGACAGTATTAACCAAATTTACGATGCGCTGATGGACAACCACTGTGGGCGTGATGTGACGTTAATTGCCTTAGGGGGCGGCGTTATTGGGGATATGACCGGTTTTGCTGCGGCGAGCTTTATGCGCGGTGTGAATTTCATTCAGATACCCACCACCGTCTTGGCGCAAGTAGATTCTAGCGTGGGCGGTAAGACCGGCATCAATCATCCTAAAGGCAAAAATATGATTGGGGCGTTTTGGCAGCCGCAGATGGTGCTAGCGGATATGGCCACTTTACCTACTTTGCCCAGAAGAGAGCTATCGGCAGGTATGGCAGAAGTCATCAAATATGCCTTGATTATGGACGTAACGTTTCTCGAGTGGTTAGAGAGCAATATGGCGGCCATGATGCAGCTCGATTTAGACTTAATTGCTGAGGCGGTAAAACGCTGTTGTGAGTTTAAAGCCCAAGTGGTGGCGGAAGATGAGCGCGAAGCGGGCCGCCGTGCCCTACTAAACTTTGGTCATACTTTCGGCCATGTGATTGAAACCCACGAAGGCTATGGCAGTTGGCTACATGGCGAAGCGGTCGCTGCGGGTATGGTGCAAGCCGCGAAACTCTCGCAACGTCTCGGTTGGCTTACTGCAGCTGAAGTGAGCCGTATCGAGCAGCTACTGCTATTAGCAGAATTGCCTATTGTGCCGCCCGCCATTGATACAGAGATTGCGCTAGGGCTCATGAGCCACGATAAAAAAGTGAAGCTGGGTCAGATTCGCCTCATTTTATTAAAATCACTTGGTGATGCTGTGATTACCGACGAGTTTGCTCCTGAACTGTTGAGCGCGGTCTTAGCCGACTCGATGTTAGCTGCCCAGTAACTCCCACTGAGTTATCGTAGTATAATGCTAGGCATCTGCTGGTTTTGCTAGCGAGCTATTAAGCGCTATCCAGCTATTATTTCTATCTTCAGTTCCGTAACGTCAGCCCTGCTGCTTAAGTTACGCCTGTAATGATTTGCCGTTAAAAGTTTAATAAGGAACTACCATGGCCGTCACAAGCCCCACCTCGCGCCCAGCCAATAGAGCCTACCGACGCAATGCTCTAATTTGGCTGTTAATGACCCTAATATTAGGCGTCGTGACGGCTTTGGTGTGGATGTTTGCCAAAACCCCAGCGGCACGCGCTACCATTGAAAACGCGCCTATTACTGCCAGTACCAATACCGCTATCGACATCACGAAAACGACTAAAATTGAAGCTTTACACGAGCTCGATGCTGATGTGCAGCCTATTGATTTTTCGGCGATGGTACGCGATTTGCGGGAGTATCCTGAAGAGTTTAAAGACAAGCGTTATCTGCTTACCAATAAAGGCAAATGGACAGTGCAAGTCATGAACGTTGCTGAAAATGATGTCATTGTCGATTATCTGTTAGGCCGAGAAGACCGCAGCAAATTTGCTTATTTCCGTTATCGCGATGACAACGACCAACTGCGCTATATGCTGACTTACGGCATTATGAGCAGCGCTGAAGAGGCGATGGGTGCGTCCAAGCTGATGGACTTCGGTCTACCCGCCAATGTCCGGGTGATTCCTGAAGAGTTCAATCGTTATGTAAACAGTATTGATAATTACGAGCTGGCAGACCCTGTGGTGGATCTGGCCGCCAATCGCAATCGTCAAGTGCGCCTGAAACCGACTCGGCGTGAAGTGCCTGTCCGTAAACGGGCTACCCCGGCTGGGCAAGAGAATGCTAGCACGAACTCAGACTTGAATAACGCTAATGGGTCAGCCAACAACCCGTCTGCGCGCCCTAGCGAAGAAAAACGCAGTATTCGCAGCTCTGAAGACGCATCTGACACCCTAGTAGTACAAGAAGAGCGTATCGTCAATACCGGTGATAATGGGGTAATTGCAGCGCCTAAAAATGAAAGCAGCAGCAAAAATGAGTCGTCAGCAACGCCTAAAAATACAGATAAAAAACCTGCCGAAGCTGCGCCAGCTACTAAGCCAGATACCAGCAATAAAACTGGGGCAAAAGAGGGCAGTAATAAAGATAAGTCGAAGAATAATACGGGCAATGCTGGCGCTGACTCCGGTGATGCCATCAAAGCTTTGATCGAAGAAAAAAAGCCATAACCTGACGTAAATCAGCTGCAAATGCATACCAATAGTAGGCTTTAGGGTAATAAATAAGACTGGATTTTTCACTTTTTATTGTCTAATATAACAGTGGGCGATGTTCAGTGGTGTTATGGTAAGTATTTCGTTGATTGATATCACTATTGGTAGCAGTCAACACCATTGCTAAACTGGACTAACAGTATTGCGTATTATTAATGCACAATGTCTAGTCCGTCGACCTTGCTTTTACAGGTTGAGGGTGGTGTTTAGATTGATTAAGTACCGCTGATACCGCGTAAACAGTCACGGAGTAGCCCATAGGTTTGTCCGGCTTAATCTATGACATTTTTTGCGAGCGTTTGCCGCTTTATTAGCGCAGCGCCCCTTAATCCTGTCACACTAAAGCTGCCATCCTATGGCTGCTTGCTTAATAAGGGGAGGATTCACCGTTATCGTTAGCCATCCCGGCTGGTCTTAACCGAGTCATCTACGACGCCGCTAGACGGTAAGTCGAATATAGGGGAGAGTAGCCTCTAAAATTCGAATCCACTCACCCTAGAGTAGATTCACGCACCACCTACTGCTTCAATAGCAGCTCTGAAAACGTATGACCTCCAATTGCTTGGTCAATACACTTTATACAGTAAGAGCCCGCTATTGCTTCATAGCTTCTGGTCTTAATTCGTTAAGCCAATCAGCATTTACCGGCCATCTGGCCTCAACCACCGTATGTCGATTCAGTTACGCTGCTATTTTATAGTCCTTGCTACTCAACCGTGCCGCCTTTAGAAAGTGGTTACCATTTAGAGCCTAGCAAAACCAGTGAAAAAATAGCCAAAAGTACCTGCATTTGCTGCCCTTACCATCATTAGTAATACGCCTGTCTTAATAAGTGCTTATATTGAGCACATCGCCTACCTGCCGTTCTACTTGCGACTAGCGCGGCTCTCTTGCATTAAGGGAGTAACGCGGTCGGCCCACTAAAAAGGACAAGCGATGACAATGATTTCTGCACACCAACATCTAGCTAGCCCAGATGACTTCTCTGACAACTGCGGCTTTGGTCTCATTGCCCATATTGAAGGCATTGCTAGCCATAACTTGGTACAGACTGCTATCCACAGTCTCAGTTGTATGACCCACCGTGGTGGCGTAGCTGCCGATGGTAAAACGGGCGATGGTTGCGGATTGCTCCTAGCCAAACCTGACGTTTTCTTTCGCAGTATTGCTGAAGAGTTGGGACTTACCCTAACGGATAATTATGCCGTAGGTACCGTATTCGTTAATGATGACCCGCAATTGGCTGCGCACA contains the following coding sequences:
- a CDS encoding type IV pilus inner membrane component PilO, translated to MKLTKKKTLVKTPKAALTPKKSFDFNEFRRSFESLDNQNYGSWPLAVKVTVLVMIVGFIAALAWALPISSKIDEIKAAEAQQVTLLEAYRGKESKARHLAAYKSQVTQMETEFNALLNQLPKDTRVSELVEGINMTGVGSNIRFQDISVEPEVEQEFFIEQPIRIAALGEYHQFGAFISGLAALPRIITMHDFEVNNPQPSLDKQPELTLVLQTKTYRSKETNPEEPVAATPAPEQGSN
- the pilQ gene encoding type IV pilus secretin PilQ; this translates as MTVRNLIRNYIDNSKLNHQPSPVRHRKTPTTSTQMSTKFAIPALAVSMMAITSATYAAQTINSVAVVQTTPETTQLRLGFDGAPVIPEAYQLENPTRLILDFNDVRNDVAQRQKDYNVGNVNDITTLSDDTKTRLVVGLNGDGAYTTAVQGNDLLLTMTQPQQQGFAPAVAPVYSAPVVTPVTTAPVVVTSNRPVVQTSTVPAETMVVRINPLLNPASAASAVGTQYSYDGLSALNYSGAGEGGNISIALTNDAIPIDVQRQGNQLVIRMTGATVPRNLLRRVNVNGGLVSSIDTKNQNQNGVITINMLEDYEYQAYQSGNQLNISITKPALLREPTLEEKVYTGEALSMEFQDVEIRSVLDILAQFTDMNVVASDSVNGSITLRLINVPWDQALDIILKSKGLGKRENGNVILVAPAAELAEQEAKELEAQQAVQAFAPLRTEYIRLSYAKAQDVFNLISQGRGASGGTNNANSQDSGSLLSNRGTVTIDERTNTLIIKDVAASIENIHSLVDKIDIPVRQVMIEARIVSASDSFSKEIGVRWGILSNGAANNRNLLVGGSNQTINDLKDFTVESTTINGQTVTYPKYDISRPDNLNVDLGVANPAGRIAFGLLSMSDLMLDLELSAMQADNRGEVISTPKVLTTDKQTAKVSSGTQIAYQEAAASGATATSFIEAALSLEATPNITPDGKIGLQLEIKNGTPTIINGDVAIAEDAISTNVIVEDGQTVVLGGVFKNQISNGVNKVPFLGDLPFIGRAFRNDVQRNDKQELLIFITPKLINDGISRLN
- a CDS encoding pilus assembly protein PilP, with the translated sequence MAISKSFSKSAKIAFCLVPVISLAGCSDRIGAAEQQMLDIRNATAQPIQPPPKAEIVDDFVYSANVLRSPFMPPSLLNAQLAPMSNEGVRPDVMRVKEPLEQYELSQLIFRGLVISPEGQQYGLVQRPDGTIASVKVGDYIGVNDGRIVEITSTQINLIEIVPDSRAGFIEKPESLMTPAG
- the aroK gene encoding shikimate kinase AroK, which produces MWQELPSVFLVGPMGAGKTTVGRLLAKYLQRDFVDSDWYVETQTGADIAWIFDKEGEAGFRERETRAIDELTLRSGIVMATGGGAVMRAENRAMLKTRGIVVYLNASVDIQMARTAKDKSRPLLQQPNPRQVLQRLYTLRDPLYREVADIILPTGHTYPRHMVTELIGLLKPYIEDQQTVIE
- a CDS encoding pilus assembly protein PilM; protein product: MRLFSSKGRQLVGVDVSATCVKMVDIKRIQGVFHLQSYGIERLAPGVVVDKLVADTEAVGEVVARLARRCHVTGQNVASAVSGSAVITKIIDMEASLTDSERDAQIRLDADQYIPYPLSEVNLDFEVIGPSQINDRMVQVLLAASRSENVEQRVDALAFGGMTTKVMDIESHAIERAFALMVDSLPNHPELVALVDIGHTQTTLYVAKNGEFVYSREQLFGGAQLTEAIQNRYGLSYEEATINKREQTLPDDYYNELLMPFMDNVIQQITRSLQFYFSSSQYNNVDHIVLCGGSAVIPGLVGMVQQKLGNPTSIANPFINMSIAPQIDSEQLLLDAPSLMVACGLALRSFD
- a CDS encoding PilN domain-containing protein, whose protein sequence is MARINLLPWREEERERKNKEFLTLVAAITLLSLLAAFAAWSYFNNELAEQQSANALIEQRNAELDGVLTEITGLEQRREDIISRMQVIQDLQGRRPVPVHVWDDIPKAIPPALYLNNFKREGDTLTLTGLADNPNVVSSLIRNLDASEWMDNSAVRTIQQNISAYEAPAPLTTVKEGEVTRPIYPEDSYVQFVVTTEIQYGIDSPEQPQDPAVTAAAPSGDAP
- the aroB gene encoding 3-dehydroquinate synthase — protein: MLSHCLTVQTHSHDYPIIISHATNMAEQVAPYIAGKQVLIVTNDTVAPLYLQALQEGLAAQFAVFVCVLPDGEVYKTQDSINQIYDALMDNHCGRDVTLIALGGGVIGDMTGFAAASFMRGVNFIQIPTTVLAQVDSSVGGKTGINHPKGKNMIGAFWQPQMVLADMATLPTLPRRELSAGMAEVIKYALIMDVTFLEWLESNMAAMMQLDLDLIAEAVKRCCEFKAQVVAEDEREAGRRALLNFGHTFGHVIETHEGYGSWLHGEAVAAGMVQAAKLSQRLGWLTAAEVSRIEQLLLLAELPIVPPAIDTEIALGLMSHDKKVKLGQIRLILLKSLGDAVITDEFAPELLSAVLADSMLAAQ